CCTTTCGGCGTTTCAAAGCGTTGATAAGCTTGAGGAGATATACCAGCCTTCTTTGCAACCTGAGTCTTGGTCTGACCACGACGTGCTTCAAAGATTTTGTAAGCGACCTCTATCTTCGGCGACAACTCGACCGCATACAAGCCCTTCTTTTCATTGGGTTCAGTCTTTGGATAAACAAAGGTCAACCCCAAATCCAAATCACATTCAAAAGCA
This portion of the Fibrobacter sp. UWEL genome encodes:
- a CDS encoding type II toxin-antitoxin system HicB family antitoxin; this encodes MIYACKIEKDKDMGYVASFPDLPNVNAFGASIGEALAMAKDAMDGAFECDLDLGLTFVYPKTEPNEKKGLYAVELSPKIEVAYKIFEARRGQTKTQVAKKAGISPQAYQRFETPKGSPSVETLYKIAAALGKRLEINFV